From the Montipora capricornis isolate CH-2021 chromosome 2, ASM3666992v2, whole genome shotgun sequence genome, one window contains:
- the LOC138037450 gene encoding uncharacterized protein gives MAVFAWQEKDVSNWYYQQFKMYERITSGPLICPTPARKCFLCGKQGHEARNCRSSGRKSGGQGKHGNPVQRGQVSAGCLVKSTDLNATAEELKLCIQNDKFLLACGKKVPLLSNTCVEPLTGVRSKMPVVKGRVGEKTVDVLRDTGCSGVVVKKDLVDEDQFTTDFNVMLLIDNTARKVPIARIYVDTPYLKGHVKAQCLSDPIYDLIIGNVRDARDAKNPDPSWQEVCAVTTRTQAKKKDERTTLKVPSTRENPIVDREKLKQMQREDESLRKYWDRDGMPVKGQAEISFEEKFGVLYRLHKHPYINGGKLLKQVMVPEKLRLPIMEVAHGSIMGGHMGIKKTTDKIQSAFYWPGIQGDVIRFCKSCDVCQKTVSKGSVPKVPLEKMPLIDKPLKRVAIDLVGPISPLSEEGHRYILTLLLYGRAARGPTAILKQLWTKEVDEPEVKNSYLCVFELREKLEDTLKLAHSELEKAQQKGKHYYDRKSKVRKFQSGEKVLILLPTDHNKLLMQWKGPFEVGSVVGLNDYKVKVKGKEKVYHANLLKKYFEREETTAEGAVAGGVGATCIDDAVDRAAKADEAEGENVDFLKIGGYQ, from the exons ATGGCTGTATTCGCATG GCAAGAAAAAGACGTAAGCAATTGGTACTATCAGCAGTTTAAAATGTATGAACGAATTACG TCAGGGCCTCTTATCTGCCCAACTCCagcaagaaagtgtttcctatgtggcaaGCAAGGCCATGAGGCGAGGAACTGTCGATCAAGTGGACGAAAGTCAGGAGGCCAAGGTAAacatggtaaccctgtgcaacGGGGTCAAGTTAGTGCTGGCTGTTTGGTTAAGTCAACAGATCTTAACGCTACCGCCGAGGAACTCAAGTTGTGTATTCAAAATGATAAGTTTCTGTTAGCCTGTGGCAAGAAAGTTCCGTTGCTAAGTAATACCTGTGTTGAACCCTTAACTGGAGTAAGAAGTAAGATGCCAGTTGTAAAAggcagagttggagagaagactGTCGACGTTTTAAGAGATACCGGTTGCAGTGGAGTTGTAGTCAAGAAGGACCTTGTCGACGAAGATCAGTTCACCACAGATTTTAACGTCATGTTGCTTATTGACAACACAGCGAGGAAGGTACCTATAGCAAGAATTTATGTTGATACGCCTTATCTTAAGGGTCATGTAAAGGCGCAGTGCCTTTCAGATCCTATCTACGACCTAATTATTGGTAACGTACGTGATGCAAGGGACGCAAAAAATCCAGATCCCAGTTGGCAAGAGGTTTGTGCAGTAACTACCCGAACTCAAGCTAAGAAAAAGGATGAACGCACTACTTTGAAGGTGCCTAGTACCCGTGAAAATCCTATTGTGGATAGAGAgaagctcaagcagatgcagcgtgaAGATGAGAGTTTGCGTAAGTATTGGGATCGAGACGGTATGCCAGTGAAGGGTCAGGCGgagatttcatttgaagaaaaatttggaGTACTGTACCGCCTGCACAAGCATCCTTACATTAATGGTGGTAAACTGCTTAAACAAGTTATGGTACCTGAGAAGTTGAGACTTCCCATAATGGAAGTAgctcacggatcgatcatgggtgGTCACATGGGCATCAAGAAGACAACAGATAAGATCCAGAGTGCATTTTATTGGCCTGGAATTCAAGGTGACGTAATCCGATTTTGCAAGTCCTGTGACGTGTGTCAGAAGACCGTAAGTAAAGGATCAGTGCCAAAGGTACCGTTAGAGAAGATGCCGCTGATAGACAAGCCccttaagagagtagcaatagATCTTGTTGGTCCTATCAGTCCCCTGAGTGAAGAAGGACACAGATATATATTGACACTG CTGTTATATGGAAGAGCTGCCAGAGGACCAACGGCTATACTCAAACAGCTGTGGACGAAAGAAGTTGATGAGCCTGAGGTAAAGAACAGTTACCTGTGCGTTTTTGAATTACGAGAGAAGTTAGAAGATACCCTTAAACTTGCCCATAGTGAACTGGAAAAAGCCCAGCAAAAAGgaaagcattattacgaccgcaAGTCTAAAGTTAGGAAGTTCCAGTCAGGTGAGAAAGTGCTTATACTGCTACCTACCGACCATAACAAGCTACTTATGCAGTGGAAGGGTCCCTTTGAAGTTGGTTCTGTGGTAGGTCTCAATGACTacaaagtgaaagtgaaagGCAAGGAGAAAGTTTACCACGCTAACCTACTTAAAAAGTACTTTGAGCGAGAGGAGACTACAGCCGAAGGAGCAGTAGCAGGTGGAGTAGGCGCTACGTGTATAGACGATGCTGTCGACCGTGCAGCTAAAGCTGATGAAGCAGAGGGAGAAAACGTTGATTTTTTAAAGATTGGTGGATATCAGTAG